The following DNA comes from Mycolicibacterium lutetiense.
GGACCTGGAATTGCCGATGTACGCGCCGCATTCCTTGGAGCGCACGCCCGCGGCGCTGGAGTTCGTCTCCGCGCTGCGGGACGCCGACGCCGTGGTGGTGGGCTCGCCCGGGTACCACGGTGCGATCTCCGGCCTGGTGAAGAACGCACTCGACTACATCGAGGATCTGCGGGAGGACCCGCGGGTCTACCTCGACAACACCCCGTGGGGGTGCATCAGCTGCGCCTACGGTTGGCAGGCCGCGGTGGGGACGTTGGGCCAGCTGCGCTCGATCGGCCACGCGTTGCGGGCCTGGCCCACTCCGCTGGGGGTGGCGATCAACTCAGCGGACAAGATCTGGGCTGAGACAGGCGAATTGGCCGACGGAACCGTGCGGGGCCAACTCGAGATGTTGGCTACCCAGCTGCTCACCTTCGGCCGGGCAGGCGGAGCGGTGCGATAGCTTCGGATCACAGTGTCGCCCGGCCGACGACGAGCGGATGGACGATCGATGGCATGCCGCGCCACACGGCGTCCTCGGTGACGACCGTGAATCCGCACGCGCGCATCAGCTCTACGGTCGCGCGGTTGCAGCAGCAGCCGCCGGCGAAGTGCCGCCACGGCTCAACTAGCTTGTCCTGGCATGCCGCGAGGAACCGTGAGTTGGCCCGCACGTGTTCGATGAACAGGAACTGCCCGTCCGGGTGGAGGATGCGGGCGATCTCGCGCAGCGCGTGTTCGGGGTCGCCGACGGTGCACAGGGCGAGCGTCGAGACGACGGTGTCCACAGACCCATCGGCCTGC
Coding sequences within:
- a CDS encoding NADPH-dependent FMN reductase, producing MTSTEKVPFVVGLGGTLRADSSTERAVRYCLESVERQGGRTRMFAGPDLELPMYAPHSLERTPAALEFVSALRDADAVVVGSPGYHGAISGLVKNALDYIEDLREDPRVYLDNTPWGCISCAYGWQAAVGTLGQLRSIGHALRAWPTPLGVAINSADKIWAETGELADGTVRGQLEMLATQLLTFGRAGGAVR
- a CDS encoding class I SAM-dependent methyltransferase, producing MTDIISTDLEPSPPSKAWLRIMALLYDPFLSMGETVGMRRRRHTLLADARGRVVEIGSGTGLNLAHYPDEIPELVLTEPEPGMRRKLTRRLRRHGRSAQIIDAPAEQLPQADGSVDTVVSTLALCTVGDPEHALREIARILHPDGQFLFIEHVRANSRFLAACQDKLVEPWRHFAGGCCCNRATVELMRACGFTVVTEDAVWRGMPSIVHPLVVGRATL